Below is a window of Candidatus Cloacimonadota bacterium DNA.
AGGGTAAAATAATTCACCGCACACAACTTATCCTCTCTGGAATTATCATTAGTCTTTTCTTTTCTGCTATAATTGCACTTTTGATGAGCATCTTTCAAAGAGAATTAGGCCAGATATTTTCAATTCTGATGGGAAATTTAGGATATATATTCTCAAAATCATCTATAAGCATTTTATGGATAATGGTGGGTATTTCTATTATTGGTGTAACTCTCTTAAATATTTTTTCTAACCGTATAAATATTTTATCTCTGGGTGATTATACGGCTGACAGTTTAGGTGTAAATGTATACAAAACGAGAAAATTTCTATTTATTATAACCTCACTTTTAGTTGGGATGGTTGTTGCTTTTACTGGAATAATAGGTTTTGTTGGCCTTATCATTCCGCATATCTGTAGAATTTTAGTAGGTCCTGACAACCGATATTTATTGCCTCTTTCAGGAATTTTGGGTGCTGGCTTTCTGGTCTTTTGTGATACTATTGCCCGTTCAATTTTGGTGATAGAGCTTCCTGTTGGAGTAATAACTGCATTATTCGGGGCTCCTTTTTTTGTATATCTTTTGAAGCAGAAACCTTAATTTCTTAATTGTAGAATATTAGATATTTGTTCTTTTATAGAAAAATAGAGTGAAAGATGAAAATTAGACCAGACTGATTTTTATTTTACCAATATCAGGAAATTTTTCTAACCGCTC
It encodes the following:
- a CDS encoding iron chelate uptake ABC transporter family permease subunit; this translates as MRNRIIIIVSVLILSAIVLFALLNGSASVNIFSLSETGRDILFRIRIPRIVLGLITGLVLATSGGVLQGMLNNPLAEPYLLGISSGAALGSIIAIVLNKIFLMPIFGFGGALLTIILVWKIGKKGKIIHRTQLILSGIIISLFFSAIIALLMSIFQRELGQIFSILMGNLGYIFSKSSISILWIMVGISIIGVTLLNIFSNRINILSLGDYTADSLGVNVYKTRKFLFIITSLLVGMVVAFTGIIGFVGLIIPHICRILVGPDNRYLLPLSGILGAGFLVFCDTIARSILVIELPVGVITALFGAPFFVYLLKQKP